The Thioalkalivibrio thiocyanodenitrificans ARhD 1 nucleotide sequence CAAGCAGACGCCTGAGGCCGGCGCGCACCACGGCATGGTCCTCGACGAGCAGGATATCGACGGGCGAGGGGTTCAACGGCGTTCACCGGTTGCGGCTGGAACCGCGTCGAGCGGCACCGACACGAGAATGCTCAGGCCATGACCAGGGCGCGAACACAGTTCGAACATACCGCCATGGGATTCAACCCGTTCACGCATGCCCAGCACGCCGAGCCCCATACGCACCTCCGTCGGCTGGATGCCCACCCCGTCGTCACGCACCAGGAGATGAATCCGACCTCCGGGTTGGGTGCATACCGGTGCATGCAAGGGGGCATGGGTGCCGGGCTCTCCTGCCCCGGGCGCGCCCTCGGCCGCACTCGGTTCCGGAGGTTCGTGGGCCAGACAGATCCGGATCTCACCGGCACGGGCGTACTTGGCGATATTGGTCAGTGATTCCTGCACGATACGGTAGAGATCAAGCGCCAGATGCTCGTCAAGCCCCTCGAATCCGGCTTCCGGGGCGCTGAATTCGCAGCGCACCAGGGGATTACGGCGCCCCCAGTCGCCGATCTCCTGGCGCAGTGCGTCGATCAGGCCAAGCTGGTCGAGTTCCAGGGGGTGCAGGCGCCGGGTGACGGCCCGCGCCCAGGACTGGGCGCGGGCTGTGAGGTCCATGATATCGCCAGCCGCAGCCGCCACGGTATCCGTATCCGCATCAGGGGCCAGAATGGATTCCGCGTCGAGCCGCACAGCCGTCAGCAGCTGGCCCAGTTCGTCGTGCAGCTCCCGCGCCAGACGCTTGCGCTCGTGCTCCCGTGCGGCGATCACGTTGCGGGCCAGCCAGCGGTTCTCCTCGAGGACGCGGTGCAACTGCCGCTGGGTGACCTGCTGGTCCGTGATGTCCCGACCCACGCCCCGGAAACCGAGGAAACGCCCCTCCGCGTCAAGGCGCGGCCGGCCGGTCAGCGACAGGTATCGCGGCCGCCCGGCTTCCGGCCGCCAGTGGATGGTCAGGTCGTGAAACGGCCGGTGGTTCTCCAGGGCCGCGAGGAACTCCCGCCACTCGGGTGTATCGACGACACCCTGGCTGCGATGGCAGTCCTCGCAGGACTTGCCGATTGCGCCGAACGGATCGACGCCCAGCAGTTCTCGGGCGTTGGGCGAGAGATAGATAAGCCGCAGATCGGGCCCCAGTTCCCACAGCCAGTCGGCGGCGATGTCCGTGAATTCACGCAGGCGCGCCTCGCTGGCCTCCAGCCGGGCCCGGTCGGCATCGCTCGCCGTGATATCCAGCACCGTGCCCAGCAGCTCCGTGATCTGGCCGTGGCGGTCCATCAGCACCTCCCCCCGGCTGTGTACCACGCGCAGGGAACCGTCGCGGGCGGTCAGATGGTGCCTGAACTCAAACTCCCGCGCGAAACCATCCAGGGCAACCCGCAAGGTCGTCATCAGCCCGGGGCGTTCTTCGCGTGGCACGCGCCTCAGCAGGGCGCGGTAACTGGCCGTTTCACCCGGCGGGTCGCCCAGCAGGTGCCACAGCTCCTCGGACCAGCGGAAACCGCGCATGCGGCGATCCCACACCCAGTAACCGAGGTGAGCGATGCGCTGAGCCGCCTTGAGTATCGAGCCCGTGCGACGCTCGGCATTGCGCGCCCGTACCCGCTCGGTCACGTCGCGAAACACGCCCAGCAGGCATGTCTGTCCCTCCAGTGCGATCCGGGACGAAGAAATGTCCGCCACGAACACGGTGCCGTCGCGGCGCAGCACGGGTATTTCCGTGCTGAAATGCGTCAGTCCGGCGGCATGGTCCCGGAAGGCATCCAGCACCCAGTTCCGGTCCCGGGGAGGATGCATGTCGGCGATGTCAAGGGTGAGCAGTTCCTCCCGGGGCCTTCCCAGCATGCGGGACATGGCTTCGTTGGCAAAAACCAGTTGACGACTGTCCGGGTCAACCACCACCAGGCCGTCGGTGGCGGCATCGACGATGGTGCGAAGGCGCCGTTCGGAGGCCCTGAGCCTGTCTTCGGCGGCACGTTGCGCCGTGATATCCGTGATATACGCCTCGAACCCCGTCAGGCGCCCGTCGGCATCATAGAGCCCCACCAGGTCGATCAGCGCTATGATCGCTTCCCGCAAACCGGCGCGGCGCAGCCGGAACGGCTCATGGTGCGGATAGGTGAGCTGATGAAGCCTGCCAACCAGATCCTCGGCCTGGCCCGGGTCCTCGAACAGATCCGCGAATGCCGGTGTATTCGGTGCATTGCCGTCGGGCAGCCCGAACAGGCGCCGGGCCGCCGGATTGGCGTAGACCATGCGTTGCCGGTGATCGAACTGGACCAGGGCCTCGTGCATGCGCGTCAGGCGCCGGACGAGAGTCTTGCGGCAATCGGAGTCTGAGCCGGCAGGCCTCGCCTTGCGGTTCCGGCTCAACTCAGCGGGCATGGGATCGTCTGCTCTGGTTCAAGACGGGTACGGATTCCTGCGTACGCGATCGTAATATGCCCCCGACCGCCCCGCCGGTGCCAAGGCGCGAGGCGACAAACATCAAGGCACCACGTGACACCGGGTGAAGCGGACCGGCACAGGCGTGCAACCGGGGGCCGCTCCGGTGCCTTTGACCTTGTATACCATGTGGTCTGTGGAAGCGGACACAGTGCTCGGTGTCCAATGCACGGATCCCTTCCCCCTTCACCACGCACGGCATGTGGATCATTTTCTCATGCAATCAATCAATTGAAAGGCATGCCGGGAAAGACTCCCGCCCTGCACCCGACGGGTTCCCGGAAATGGCCTTGAGCCCCCCCGACCAGGAACGCTGCACCCGGTGATGGCCCTATACTCCGGCTCATCGCCATTCCCCCTGATCCGCTCAAGGCGCCTTGTTTCCGGAGCAGTCGGGCACCGTGTGTCATCAGGCCTCTGAACTTCGTGGGCGGTTTGCGCGTCACGGGCGCGGATCTCCCGGTTCCCGGACACGCCGGTTGCGTGTCCGGCCTGGCGGACAAGCCGTATGACGGTGTGCATGGAGGTGTGCATGGAAGTGGACCTTGCATCGGTGCGGGTCGGTGCCGGCTTACACAAATAATCCTGTTTAATGACTATCATAAATTTAATTTGGCATTAAGACCATATCGCTAAGTACATTGACAGGTTCAGGGGGGGCATTACATGTCTGCAAAATCCTCCGGTGATGAGGCGGGTTCAGCGCGTGTGCGCGTATATTCGGATCAGACCATTCATGAGGCGTTCGCGCAGTTTCTGGGCATCACGGAGCAGGATCAGCGGCTGCTGGTCAGGTACCACGAGGTGCTGATCGGGGAGAGCGAGCGTTTTGCCGAGATCTTCTACGATTACCTGCTGAGCTACCCGATCACTGCGCAGATCCTGGCCCGATACCAGAAGGACGGCGGCGAGCTGCGCGCGCTGATCAACTCCCAGCTGGGTCACCTGTGGCAATTGCTCTCCGGTCGCGTGGACCGGGAGTCGGCCCGCCGTCTGGCCCATATCGGTGATGTGCATTACGGCTTTGGCGTGGAGCCGGTGTGGGTGATGGGGGCCTACCTGCTGTACTGGGATCACCTGCGTGCGCGCCTGGCGGATATCCCGGAGCCCGAGTGCACCGCCCTGGAGAACGCGGTGACGAAGTTCCTGTTCCGCGACATGGGGCTGATGCTCGAGGGCTACTGGGATGCGACCGTGCGCCAGGTGCAGGACGAGCGCAACAAGGCGCAGGCGCTGCGCGAGCAGATCACCAGTCTGCTGGCGAATCTGCCCCAGGTGCTGTGGTCGGTGGACGTGGTGCGCAACGAGCCGCTGTACGTGAGCCCCAGCAGCAGGCGGATCTGCGACATGGACGTGGACACACCGATTCCCTGTCTGAACTGGACCGTGGCGGAGGACCGCGAGGCGGTGCGCCAGGCCTGGCGCGAGGCGCTGGCGGGGCGTCAGGTAGAGGTGGAGAGCCGGGTCAGGGCGCCGGACGGGGAGTTGCGCTGGTTCCGGCGCGTGTTTCACCCCTTCACCGACGAGAGCGGTCGCGTGGTGCGCATCGACGGGCTCATGGAGGATGCCACCGATGCCAAGCACAACCTGGAACGCCTGAATGTGCTGGCCACCACCGACAGTCTCACGGGGCTGTCGAACCGCACGGTGCTGCTCGACCGGCTCGAGCGGGCGATTGCCGCGGCCGGGCGCGGGCGGGTGCCCCGGCAGGTGGCGCTGATGCTCATGGACCTGGACCAGTTCAAGGAGATCAACGACACCCTGGGCCATCCGGTGGGCGACGAGGTCCTGCGCAGGGTGGGGGCGCGTCTCTCGGAGAAGCTGCGCGACTCCGACACGCTTGCGCGCCTGGGCGGCGACGAGTTCGCGGTCCTGCTGCCGGAGATGGAGCATGCCCGGGACACCGCCGAGAAGGTGGCGGGCAAGCTGCTTGACTGTTTCAACGAGCCGTTCTGCATTGCCAATCAGAATCTCTATCTGGGGGCGAGCATCGGCATTGCCATGTTCCCGGAGCATGGCGAGAGCGTGGACAGTCTGATGAGCCGCGCCGATGTGGCCATGTACGAGGTCAAGCGTGCCGGGCTCGGTTACGGTTTCTACGACGCAGGCACCAACCCCCACACCACGAAGCGGCTCAGGCTCGCGGCGGAGCTGCGCGGCGCGCTCGAGCGCGATGAGCTGCGCCTGCACTATCAGCCCAAGGTGGATCTCGCCTCGGGCAGGGTCAGCGGGGTGGAGGCGCTGGTGCGCTGGGCGCATCCGCGGCGCGGTCTGATGTATCCGGAGGAGTTCCTGCCCACGGCCCTGCGCACGGGGCTGATCCACCCCATGACCGACTGGGTGCTGCGCGAGGCGCTGACACAGTGCATGGCCTGGCGCGCCGAGGGCCTTGGCCTGCGCGTGGCGGTCAACGTCGACGATACGCTGTCGTTTCACCACTGCGATCTCGCCGAGCGCATCGGGGCGCTGCTTGAGGAGATCGGCGCGCCCGCCGACTGCCTGGAGATCGAGCTCACGGAGAATCTGCTGGCGAGCGACATCGCCACCAGCTCGGCGGTGCTCGAGCGCTTGGCGAACCTGGGTGTCAGGATCGCCATCGACGACTACGGCACGGGCTACTCCTCGCTGGCCTATCTGAAGCAACTGCCGCTGCATACGCTCAAGATCGACAAGTCGTTCGTGATCGACATGTGTCAGGACGAGAACGACGCGGTGATCGTGCGCTCCACCGTGGATCTGGCCCATAACCTGGGCTACACGGTGGTGGCCGAGGGCGTGGAGGACGAGGAGGTGCTCCAGCTACTGGAGATCCTTGGCTGTGACAGCGCCCAGGGCTATCACATCGCCCGCCCCATGGCCGCCGACGCGCTGGCCGGCTGGCTCCGGGACCGGGCCCGGAACTGAGCCCGGGGCAGACGTATGCGACAACAACCACCGCACCGCCTGCTGTTGGTCGAAGCTGACGCAGGGCTGCGCATTCAGATGCGGATTTGCCTTGCCGACATGGGATACCAAGTCGTCGAGGCGGGCAGCGTCGATGCCTTTTGGCGCTGCATGCGATCCCATTCCGTAGACCTGGTGTTGCTGGATCTCTCCCTGCCCGACGGGGATGGCCTGGACCTGTTGGACCGACTGAATTTCATGCCGGTTCATACACCGGTGTTCGTGATCTCGGCCCGGGACGACACAGTCAGCCGATTGACCGCTCTGGAGCGTATGGCCAGCGACTTCATCACCAAACCGTTTGATATCCGCGAACTACAGCTTCGTATCCGGAATTTCCTTCTTCTGTACGACCAAACCAGCAATCACCGCCGACCACCAATCGCACACCGCCTGGGAGGCTGGACCATCGTACCCGAGACCCGCACCCTCACCCACGACAATGGCGCCACGGCTTCGCTCACCGCGGGCGAGGCAGAACTGCTTCGCGCCCTCCTGTGCTCCAACGGTGCGGTCCTGTCCCGCAACACGCTTCTTGACACCCTGAACCGGAGTCTAGGGCGGGCGAGTCCGGAATCCCT carries:
- a CDS encoding PAS domain S-box protein — translated: MPAELSRNRKARPAGSDSDCRKTLVRRLTRMHEALVQFDHRQRMVYANPAARRLFGLPDGNAPNTPAFADLFEDPGQAEDLVGRLHQLTYPHHEPFRLRRAGLREAIIALIDLVGLYDADGRLTGFEAYITDITAQRAAEDRLRASERRLRTIVDAATDGLVVVDPDSRQLVFANEAMSRMLGRPREELLTLDIADMHPPRDRNWVLDAFRDHAAGLTHFSTEIPVLRRDGTVFVADISSSRIALEGQTCLLGVFRDVTERVRARNAERRTGSILKAAQRIAHLGYWVWDRRMRGFRWSEELWHLLGDPPGETASYRALLRRVPREERPGLMTTLRVALDGFAREFEFRHHLTARDGSLRVVHSRGEVLMDRHGQITELLGTVLDITASDADRARLEASEARLREFTDIAADWLWELGPDLRLIYLSPNARELLGVDPFGAIGKSCEDCHRSQGVVDTPEWREFLAALENHRPFHDLTIHWRPEAGRPRYLSLTGRPRLDAEGRFLGFRGVGRDITDQQVTQRQLHRVLEENRWLARNVIAAREHERKRLARELHDELGQLLTAVRLDAESILAPDADTDTVAAAAGDIMDLTARAQSWARAVTRRLHPLELDQLGLIDALRQEIGDWGRRNPLVRCEFSAPEAGFEGLDEHLALDLYRIVQESLTNIAKYARAGEIRICLAHEPPEPSAAEGAPGAGEPGTHAPLHAPVCTQPGGRIHLLVRDDGVGIQPTEVRMGLGVLGMRERVESHGGMFELCSRPGHGLSILVSVPLDAVPAATGERR
- a CDS encoding putative bifunctional diguanylate cyclase/phosphodiesterase; amino-acid sequence: MSAKSSGDEAGSARVRVYSDQTIHEAFAQFLGITEQDQRLLVRYHEVLIGESERFAEIFYDYLLSYPITAQILARYQKDGGELRALINSQLGHLWQLLSGRVDRESARRLAHIGDVHYGFGVEPVWVMGAYLLYWDHLRARLADIPEPECTALENAVTKFLFRDMGLMLEGYWDATVRQVQDERNKAQALREQITSLLANLPQVLWSVDVVRNEPLYVSPSSRRICDMDVDTPIPCLNWTVAEDREAVRQAWREALAGRQVEVESRVRAPDGELRWFRRVFHPFTDESGRVVRIDGLMEDATDAKHNLERLNVLATTDSLTGLSNRTVLLDRLERAIAAAGRGRVPRQVALMLMDLDQFKEINDTLGHPVGDEVLRRVGARLSEKLRDSDTLARLGGDEFAVLLPEMEHARDTAEKVAGKLLDCFNEPFCIANQNLYLGASIGIAMFPEHGESVDSLMSRADVAMYEVKRAGLGYGFYDAGTNPHTTKRLRLAAELRGALERDELRLHYQPKVDLASGRVSGVEALVRWAHPRRGLMYPEEFLPTALRTGLIHPMTDWVLREALTQCMAWRAEGLGLRVAVNVDDTLSFHHCDLAERIGALLEEIGAPADCLEIELTENLLASDIATSSAVLERLANLGVRIAIDDYGTGYSSLAYLKQLPLHTLKIDKSFVIDMCQDENDAVIVRSTVDLAHNLGYTVVAEGVEDEEVLQLLEILGCDSAQGYHIARPMAADALAGWLRDRARN
- a CDS encoding response regulator transcription factor → MRQQPPHRLLLVEADAGLRIQMRICLADMGYQVVEAGSVDAFWRCMRSHSVDLVLLDLSLPDGDGLDLLDRLNFMPVHTPVFVISARDDTVSRLTALERMASDFITKPFDIRELQLRIRNFLLLYDQTSNHRRPPIAHRLGGWTIVPETRTLTHDNGATASLTAGEAELLRALLCSNGAVLSRNTLLDTLNRSLGRASPESLTVLISRLRGKLAAGEQEEDRIVTVHGVGYRLQLSLPGR